In Chlorocebus sabaeus isolate Y175 chromosome 11, mChlSab1.0.hap1, whole genome shotgun sequence, one DNA window encodes the following:
- the LOC103238804 gene encoding large ribosomal subunit protein eL32 — translation MAALRPLVKPKIVKKRTKKFIRHQSDRYVKIKRNWRKPRGIDNRVRRRFKGQILMPNIGYGSNKKTKHMLPSGFRKFLVHNVKELEVLLMCNKSYCAEIAHNVSSKNRKAIVERAAQLAIRVTNPNARLRSEENE, via the coding sequence ATGGCCGCCCTCAGACCCCTTGTGAAGCCCAAGATCGTCAAAAAAAGAACCAAGAAGTTCATCCGGCACCAGTCAGACCGATATGTCAAAATTAAGCGTAACTGGCGGAAACCCAGAGGCATTGACAACAGGGTTCGTAGAAGATTCAAGGGCCAGATCTTGATGCCCAACATTGGTTATGGgagcaacaaaaaaacaaagcacatgCTGCCCAGTGGCTTCCGGAAGTTCCTGGTCCACAACGTCAAGGAGTTGGAAGTGCTGCTGATGTGCAACAAATCTTACTGTGCCGAGATTGCTCACAATGTTTCTTCCAAGAACCGCAAAGCCATCGTGGAAAGAGCTGCCCAGCTGGCCATCAGAGTCACCAACCCCAATGCCAGGCTGCGCAGTGAAGAAAATGAGTAG